One Halomonas sp. THAF5a genomic region harbors:
- the acnD gene encoding Fe/S-dependent 2-methylisocitrate dehydratase AcnD, with protein sequence MNTDYRKPLPGTELDYFDTRAAVDDIQPGAYDTLPYTSRVLAEQLVRRCEPELLTDALTQLIERRRDLDFPWYPARVVCHDILGQTALVDLAGLRDAIAERGGDPAKVNPVVPTQLIVDHSLAVEHAGFEQDAFDKNRAIEDRRNEDRFHFIEWTKTAFENVDVIPAGNGIMHQINLEKMSPVIQARPDETGKRVAFPDTCVGTDSHTPHIDCLGVIALGVGGLEAETVMLGRPSMMRLPDIVGVELTGQRQPGITATDIVLAITEFLRQERVVGAYLEFFGAGAASLTIGDRATISNMTPEYGASAAMFYIDDQTLDYLKITGREPEQVELVETYAKQAGLWADSLTEAQYERVLTFDLSTVERNLAGPSNPHRRLPTSALAERGIAVPSYKDSDKAQAEEREGKMPDGAVIIAAITSCTNTSNPRNVVAAGLLAKKANELGLIRKPWVKSSFAPGSKVARLYLEEAGLLPELEKLGFGIVAYACTTCNGMSGALDPEIQQEIIDRDLYATAVLSGNRNFDGRIHPYAKQAFLASPPLVVAYAIAGTVRFDIEQDALGTDPDGNPVTLKDLWPSDEEIDAIVGEFVKPEQFKQVYIPMFDLDAAEKAESPLYDWRPQSTYIRRPPYWEGNMAAVRALKGMRPLAILPDNITTDHLSPSNAIMADSAAGEYLAKMGLPEEDFNSYATHRGDHLTALRATLANPKLYNEMVRDEHGEVRQGSLARIEPEGQVTRMWEAIETYMERDQPLIVIAGADYGQGSSRDWAAKGVALAGVEAIVAEGFERIHRTNLIGMGVMPLQFEEGTTRHTLQLDGTETYDVEGAPAPRATLELVIHRKTGEVDRVPVICRLDTAEEVTVYSAGGVLQRFAQDFLESEVEAVG encoded by the coding sequence ATGAATACCGACTACCGCAAGCCTCTTCCCGGTACCGAGCTGGACTATTTCGACACCCGTGCGGCCGTCGACGACATCCAGCCCGGTGCCTACGATACCCTTCCCTACACCTCGCGGGTGCTGGCCGAGCAGCTGGTGCGCCGCTGCGAGCCGGAACTGCTGACCGATGCGCTTACCCAGCTGATCGAGCGCCGGCGTGACCTGGACTTCCCCTGGTATCCGGCTCGCGTGGTGTGTCACGACATCCTCGGCCAGACGGCGCTGGTCGATCTCGCCGGCCTGCGCGACGCCATCGCCGAGCGCGGCGGCGACCCGGCCAAGGTCAACCCGGTGGTGCCGACCCAGCTGATCGTCGACCACTCCCTGGCCGTCGAGCACGCCGGCTTCGAGCAGGACGCCTTCGACAAGAACCGCGCCATCGAGGATCGCCGCAACGAGGACCGCTTCCACTTCATCGAGTGGACCAAGACGGCCTTCGAGAACGTCGACGTGATCCCCGCCGGCAACGGCATCATGCACCAGATCAACCTGGAGAAGATGTCGCCGGTGATCCAGGCGCGCCCCGACGAGACCGGCAAGCGCGTGGCCTTCCCGGACACCTGCGTGGGAACCGACAGCCACACCCCGCACATCGACTGCCTGGGCGTCATCGCCCTGGGCGTGGGCGGCCTCGAGGCCGAGACCGTGATGCTGGGCCGCCCCTCCATGATGCGCCTGCCCGACATCGTCGGCGTGGAGCTGACCGGCCAGCGCCAGCCCGGCATCACCGCCACCGATATCGTCCTGGCGATCACCGAGTTCCTGCGTCAGGAGCGCGTGGTGGGGGCGTATCTCGAGTTCTTCGGCGCGGGTGCGGCGAGCCTGACCATCGGCGACCGTGCCACCATCTCCAACATGACGCCGGAGTACGGTGCCTCCGCGGCGATGTTCTACATCGACGATCAGACCCTCGACTACCTGAAGATCACCGGGCGCGAACCGGAGCAGGTCGAGCTGGTCGAGACCTACGCCAAGCAGGCCGGCCTGTGGGCCGACAGCCTGACCGAGGCCCAGTACGAGCGGGTGCTGACCTTCGACCTCTCCACCGTGGAGCGCAACCTGGCCGGCCCCTCCAACCCGCACCGTCGCCTGCCCACCAGCGCCCTCGCCGAGCGCGGCATCGCCGTTCCCTCCTACAAGGACAGCGACAAGGCCCAGGCGGAGGAGCGCGAGGGCAAGATGCCCGATGGGGCGGTGATCATCGCCGCCATCACCAGCTGCACCAACACCTCCAACCCGCGCAATGTCGTGGCCGCCGGCCTGCTGGCCAAGAAGGCCAACGAGCTGGGGCTGATTCGCAAGCCCTGGGTGAAATCTTCCTTCGCTCCCGGGTCGAAAGTCGCGCGCCTCTACCTGGAGGAGGCCGGCCTGCTGCCGGAACTCGAGAAGCTCGGCTTCGGCATCGTCGCCTACGCCTGCACCACCTGTAACGGCATGTCCGGGGCCCTCGACCCCGAGATCCAGCAGGAGATCATCGACCGCGACCTCTACGCCACCGCGGTGCTCTCCGGCAACCGCAACTTCGACGGCCGGATCCATCCCTACGCCAAGCAGGCCTTCCTGGCCTCGCCGCCGCTGGTGGTGGCCTATGCCATCGCCGGCACCGTGCGCTTCGACATCGAGCAGGACGCGCTGGGCACCGACCCGGACGGCAACCCGGTGACCCTCAAGGACCTCTGGCCCTCCGACGAGGAGATCGACGCCATCGTCGGCGAGTTCGTCAAGCCCGAGCAGTTCAAGCAGGTCTACATCCCGATGTTCGATCTGGACGCCGCCGAGAAGGCCGAGAGCCCGCTCTACGACTGGCGTCCCCAGAGCACCTACATCCGCCGTCCGCCCTACTGGGAAGGCAACATGGCGGCGGTGCGTGCCCTGAAGGGGATGCGCCCGCTGGCGATCCTGCCGGACAACATCACCACCGACCACCTGTCGCCGTCGAATGCCATCATGGCCGACAGTGCGGCCGGCGAGTACCTGGCGAAGATGGGCCTGCCGGAGGAGGACTTCAACTCCTACGCCACCCACCGCGGCGATCACCTCACCGCCCTGCGCGCGACCCTGGCCAATCCCAAGCTCTACAACGAGATGGTGCGGGACGAGCACGGCGAGGTACGCCAGGGCTCGCTGGCGCGCATCGAGCCGGAGGGGCAGGTGACCCGCATGTGGGAGGCGATCGAGACCTACATGGAGCGCGACCAGCCGCTGATCGTCATCGCCGGCGCCGACTACGGCCAGGGCTCGTCGCGGGACTGGGCGGCCAAGGGCGTGGCGCTGGCCGGGGTGGAGGCGATCGTCGCCGAGGGCTTCGAGCGCATCCACCGCACCAACCTGATCGGCATGGGCGTGATGCCGCTGCAGTTCGAGGAGGGCACCACCCGCCACACCCTGCAGCTCGACGGCACCGAGACCTACGACGTCGAGGGCGCCCCGGCGCCGCGCGCCACCCTCGAGCTCGTGATCCACCGCAAGACCGGCGAGGTCGACCGGGTGCCGGTGATCTGCCGCCTGGATACCGCCGAGGAGGTGACCGTCTACTCCGCCGGCGGCGTGCTGCAGCGCTTCGCCCAGGACTTCCTGGAGTCCGAGGTCGAGGCGGTCGGCTGA
- the prpC gene encoding 2-methylcitrate synthase codes for MADKPIGGAGLRGQSAGTTALCTVGKTGSGLTYRGFDIKELAEKAKFEEVAYLLLKGKLPNQAELDAYITKLKGLRGLPQALKTVLEQIPADAHPMDVMRTGASMLGNLEAEQSFEEQQDVSDRLLAALPSIICYWYRFSHDGVRIETETDDASVGGHFLHLLRDEPASELHARVMNVSLILYAEHEFNASTFTARVCASTLSDMHSCVTGAIGSLRGPLHGGANEAAMAMIENWQSPDEAEREILGMLERKDKIMGFGHAIYRESDPRNAIIKHWSQKLAQDVGDSVLYPVSERVEAVMWREKKLFCNADFFHASAYHFMDIPTKLFTPIFVCSRVTGWCAHVFEQRANNRIIRPSADYVGPEKSEWVPIEERD; via the coding sequence ATGGCAGACAAACCCATCGGTGGCGCCGGCCTGCGCGGCCAGAGCGCCGGTACCACGGCCCTGTGCACCGTCGGCAAGACCGGCTCCGGCCTGACCTATCGCGGCTTCGACATCAAGGAGCTGGCCGAGAAGGCGAAGTTCGAGGAAGTGGCCTACCTGCTGCTCAAGGGCAAGCTGCCCAACCAGGCCGAGCTCGACGCCTACATCACCAAGCTCAAGGGGCTGCGTGGCTTGCCCCAGGCGCTGAAGACCGTGCTCGAGCAGATCCCGGCAGACGCCCATCCCATGGACGTGATGCGCACCGGCGCCTCCATGCTCGGCAACCTGGAGGCCGAGCAGAGCTTCGAGGAGCAGCAGGACGTCTCCGACCGCCTGCTCGCCGCGCTGCCGTCGATCATCTGCTACTGGTACCGTTTCTCCCACGACGGCGTGCGCATCGAGACCGAGACCGACGACGCCTCGGTGGGCGGGCACTTCCTGCACCTGCTGCGCGACGAGCCGGCCTCCGAGCTGCACGCCCGGGTGATGAACGTCTCGCTGATCCTCTACGCCGAGCACGAGTTCAACGCCTCGACCTTCACCGCCCGCGTCTGCGCCTCGACGCTCTCCGACATGCACTCCTGCGTGACCGGCGCCATCGGCTCCCTGCGCGGCCCGCTGCACGGCGGCGCCAATGAGGCGGCCATGGCGATGATCGAGAACTGGCAGTCGCCGGACGAGGCCGAGCGCGAGATCCTGGGCATGCTCGAGCGCAAGGACAAGATCATGGGCTTCGGCCATGCTATCTACCGCGAGTCCGATCCGCGCAACGCCATCATCAAGCACTGGTCCCAGAAGCTCGCCCAGGACGTGGGCGACAGCGTCCTCTATCCGGTCTCCGAGCGCGTCGAGGCGGTGATGTGGCGCGAGAAGAAGCTGTTCTGCAACGCCGACTTCTTCCACGCCAGCGCCTACCACTTCATGGACATCCCGACCAAGCTGTTCACGCCGATCTTCGTCTGCTCGCGCGTCACCGGCTGGTGCGCCCATGTCTTCGAGCAGCGCGCCAACAACCGCATCATCCGCCCGAGCGCCGACTACGTCGGCCCCGAGAAGAGCGAATGGGTGCCCATCGAGGAGCGCGACTGA